In Brevinematales bacterium, the following are encoded in one genomic region:
- a CDS encoding TetR/AcrR family transcriptional regulator, with the protein MVSQVFKNLPAEKQAAIIDASIDEFSENGFENASTNRIVQNVGIAKGSLFKYFGTKEDLYFFLVDEVLRQFMSEMFKKKDSLSEDIFQRFIEIIEISFELYFKNPRFFRFFMILTDNTNQALMGRFIKTYGMDSEAVQYFYSLMMGVREDNLRMDLQASFKVIGWMMSGLKMDINRRWKADTDIEKLRGEYMTAIGLAFDGLKNGMLKEKK; encoded by the coding sequence ATGGTAAGTCAGGTGTTTAAAAATCTGCCCGCGGAAAAACAGGCCGCGATTATAGACGCGAGTATCGACGAGTTCTCGGAAAACGGTTTCGAGAACGCGTCCACTAATAGAATCGTCCAGAATGTGGGGATCGCGAAGGGGAGTCTCTTCAAATACTTCGGTACCAAGGAAGACCTCTATTTCTTCCTGGTCGATGAGGTTCTGAGACAATTCATGTCCGAAATGTTCAAGAAGAAAGACTCGTTATCGGAAGATATTTTTCAGCGGTTTATCGAGATTATCGAGATATCCTTCGAGTTATATTTTAAAAATCCGCGCTTCTTCAGGTTTTTTATGATATTAACGGATAACACCAATCAGGCGCTCATGGGGAGATTTATCAAGACGTATGGGATGGATTCCGAAGCCGTGCAATATTTCTATTCGTTGATGATGGGCGTGCGTGAGGATAACCTGCGGATGGATCTTCAGGCGTCATTTAAGGTAATCGGGTGGATGATGTCGGGATTGAAAATGGATATAAACAGGCGATGGAAAGCCGACACGGATATCGAAAAACTCCGCGGGGAATACATGACCGCGATCGGCCTTGCGTTCGACGGGTTAAAAAACGGGATGCTGAAGGAGAAAAAATAG